The following DNA comes from Brassica oleracea var. oleracea cultivar TO1000 chromosome C5, BOL, whole genome shotgun sequence.
TTGTTGTCGTCGTCGAGAGGAATACTATCTGAGACCCAAGGAATGGATGCGTCTAAGAATTGAATGGTTCACACCTCTATATACCACATAGAGGCCAAGAAGCTTCGGGAATGTTTTGGGATAAATATAATTTGAGATTTTGTAACAGATCATGAGCTAATTACTTACGCTATAAAATGAAGGGGAATAAAAGTTATACAATAAAAATGCAACTATTTACACCCTTCAAAGAAAGTATCAGCTTATGCAAGGAAAACAAATAACAAATAACAGACATGTGAAGACAGGAGGGCATGATATGGGATGTTCTAGAAACAAGAGAGCTTTGCCCAAAAGCCAAAATGTATGGTGGTAACCTAATATCAGACTCTTCAAAAATCTTTAACATCTCAGAGAGACTATACAAATAAAAATTCTATCAACGGGCTTTTTGTTATAAGAAACCTTCTTCACCACATCGTTGTGCGAAACAGAAAGTGAAACCCACAAACGAAAGAGAAAAAAAAAGTGAAACGGAAGTTGAAAACATCTCACATTGTTTTCAGGATGAGGTTGAGCAGTCTGGGACGGTTGTTGTTTCTGATCTGATCACACGGGTGTTGTAAGAACCGCAGGTGCCGCATTTATGGTACAACCAATGAAACCGTGTCGTTCCTTTGCGTTCACAGTCATTACATAAAATGTCCTGAAACATTTGTGTGTTTGTTAGAGTATGTCATCGAATAAATTAAGACTAGACTCAAAAGAAACAGCAGTTTTAGTGTTCCTCACCTGACAGCGATCTTTGTATTCTTCTGGAAGCTCTTCTGCAGCCAAAAGTGCATCAAGCATACCAAAATAAACCTGCAGAGTTAGAGAACAGAAGCGAAGAAAGTGAATGATATTTGCAATGAAGGGATTTGAGAGATTAAGTTCTAAGGGACAGGGATTAACTTACAGCCATATCTCCTAATGATTTTCCACAGATAGGACATGTGTAGTGGCTGCAAGTGTAAGCCTGAAGGAGACCACAGAAACAGCAGAGTGTTTTGATTTAAGGCGGTAATAGATAAACTTATATTTGATGAGATTAAAAGACATTTTGCAAACCTGGAAGCAAGCTGAGTGCATGTAGTGACCACATGGTAATGCTCTGACTGCTTCACTCGAAGTGAAAAGAAATTCACAGCATATGGGGCAATTTGTCTCGAGGCTTTTCTCCAGGCACTTGTGGTTTACTAACTTCATCCCCAGGCAACAGTTACATGTCATGCAATGGAAATAATCGATTCCTAGTCCCTCACCCACCCGGCAAAGGTTGCAGAATGGACAGTGGTAAACAGCTCTGAAGTAAAATATAATAGTTTCTAAATGTTAGAATAGCTGCTCCAGTTTGAACAAACGCAAATGTCGCAGTTGGTTATTATATGGATCTTACCTTTCATCATCGAAAAGTTTGCAAATGCTGCAATAGTGCTTTGCCATAGGAACTCCTTCGCACGAAGGCGTTGTGCAAATGGGGCCAACAGGTTGCACCTTGAGGCATCGCATGCAGAGCATTTCCGTCACCAATTTTCTGTCAAGTGTTCCAAATGTATAAATCATATCACCGAGAAAGAAAAAGAAAGAAAGAGTTTCAATTTAACTAGGGGAGATTGGCATAACATCTTACCTATCCATTGAGTGGTCGCTTACTTTGTCATGGCAAAACCTACAAGTGAACAACTGACCACAACAAGCAGCCCGAAGCTTGCAGTTACGCTTGTAATGCTCGCATCCATATATCTGTTTCTCGGGATCTCTAAAAGACGGGAAACATCCAAGTGCAACATCACCATTTAACGCAGTTTCTGTTTCCTTGGGTAACTTTTGCTGAGCCGCTATCCATCGACTGATAAAAGCATTCACAATCGAAATGTAAAATGAATGTTATTCTAGGGGAAAAAAAAGGGTTCCAGATATGAGGGAGATGTGAATGAGATTATAGATTCGCTATCGTTCAGAAGGTTGATCAATGAAGGACATACATACATATATACACACCGGAACAGGCAAGAGCATTAGATGATAAGTATCATTTGTATAGTTTAGATATCGTTAGATACTATTCTCAGTATATACTCCTAGAATCACTCACCTGTATGTATTATATAATCACGTATCAATACAATGATCAATTCAAGGGAAACAAGATCACTTACAAAGAGCACCTTTGTTCTGCCACTTTATAAGTTTTTTTGTTTTCAAGTAATACAGGGGATTATATTTTTGGGGCTCTACGTTTACGTCAGAGGCATGCATGAAAATGTGGAATAACGGATATATGCAGGGAAATAGTGAGAAAAAAAAATCAGACCTGGTCCTCCAATTTTGTACTAGATAATCTTTTCTCCTTGGATCAAGTGTTGTGTCCTGATAAACCTTCCTGATTTCAGCCTCTAGTTCGTTCTGATTCATGCGGAAAATATCTTTCCAACCCGGCTTAAAAAGTTGACCAGTTTGGTCCAAGACTTCTTGATGATCATTATCTATATGAAATATAAACTTGACATAAGCAAACCAAGCTTAGCAGAGAGAAACTAGCCAACCAAAGTATGAGTTATGAAGTCACAAACATCTACGGTCTACATAAAGCCAGCTAGATGTTAAGTTGGTGAAAAATAGTTAGGCAATTGCTTTTACCTCTGTGTAGACTAGGTTTGGCTCTTTCCATTGAGGATAAGTCGGGTGATCCTTTCCAGCATTCGTTGAGCCATTCATCAAACATCGTGTTCTTGGTCGCCTGCTTCCATGTATCCATCATTCTATTTTGCTCATCTTCAGAAAGTGCGGATGTCACCCATGGTAACATGGATTGAAGAACTTCAGCACCCGTCGTCCCGATTATACGACCCACAATCTTGTCTTGCTCTTGAATGGAGAAGTGTTTGTCAAATAGAGGCCAGAGCTCCAGTTCCTCCAAGAATATATGTTGATCCAGTGTGATCTTAATGGATTTGCACATCCCTTGTAGCTTTGTAGCCAGTTCGTTGTACTTCTTCTTGCAGTCACCGCTATCAATATCAGCCTGAACAGTGTCCGTTTGAGTTACGTTCCCCATCATAGAATCACTCTGTAACTTCTCATGAAGAACTGAAAGTTCAGTAAGAACACTGTAAATATCTCCAAACAACTTCTCCTCATGTTTATGGTCGAGCGTGTAAGAGTGGCTGACATTGTGAAGCGTCTCCTTCGATTCCAAAGCTGGAAATAGGATATCATCTTCCGCATTACTATGAGCCTTGTAGAAGCCCCAGAGTAGGTGAAAGCGACCGATGAACTGATGAATAAACGTTTCATTGCAATCAATGAGCTTTCCAGATTCAACATCAAGAAACTCCAGATCTTTGCTAATGGCCTTGTGAAACTTGAAAATTGTAGCAACTGGCCTCTCGGCATGTCCAGTATCAAAGCTGTTGCTATCCATTTCCCAACCAAAGAGGCTAGAATTAAGAGCGGGCGCAGCAGAGTTTAGCGAAGAAGATCTCATAGATTTAGCTGCTGGAAGGGAACCAAGTCCCAGACAATCACTGTTAACTCCGAGATCCGGAACACAGCATGACCTGCCATTACCATTTGCGACTTCTGAAGAGTGAGGGGTGGCATTTTGTCCACAAGACGACACAACAGTTCGCTTAGCTGGCCTTTTATCCTGATGCTGGCAACACGCTTTTATACTGCTACTCGGGCATGGCAAAGACACACAAGCATTACATGACTGAAGGTAGACTTCTTCGATGTTGCTTAGTGTTTTAGCAGGGCATGAACCATTTGCCTTTGGAGACAAGCATTCCCCCGCTTTGCGTCCTTTGCATGCCCAACCAGAGAAAAGAGTAACGAGAGCAGCATCCGATTTAGGTGCTGTGGCCACAACGAAAACATGTAGTCGTACAAGATTGTAAGTCGCTGATAATTTTTTTAAAAAGGTGAAGTTTAGTCAAGAATGAAAACAGTATAGAACGTACCTCCAGCTTGCAAATTCTTCAGAAAATTCTTTGCTTCATCTTCTGTTAAAGATGCAGTCAACCATGGCAAAACACGTTCAATTAATCTTAAGGGCATTATGCACAGGCTTTGGTAGAGAATCTCTTGTTGTCTTTTAAAGCTGAAGTTCTTTCGTGCAAGGGGCAGCACCTGCAAATATTGTGAAGTTAGCTGACATCCTAAATTGGCATCTTGGATCTTCATAGCCAACTGATCTTATGCCGAACTTTCATAGTTTCACTTGTTAACAATTGTTAACAAGAGTATATGTCACAACACTTAGGGGAAAAGTCCACCTGAATTTCCTCGTTGTGAAAGTGCCTTTGAATAGTTTCCATTATTTGATCCGCATGTGAGCACAGCTTGGTGTAAAATTCAGCAGCAGAAGTAGAAGAGGCTCCAGCACTTTTGATTTTTTCAATTAAGCACCGGAACTCGTTAAACTGGTTTTCTTCTTCATCGTGCTCCTCGGAAAATGAAAACTCCCCATCTACTGCTGGAAATATGATCTTGTCCTCTGCAAGACTGCAACGCAAAATAGTAGTGTACCATCTCAGAAAATCTAAGAGAACTCCATTTAAGCATGAAAATAGGAAAGATGAGCAAGATTCACATACAATGAATACCTGTGAAAGATGCATACTTCAGCAATATACTGCAAGCGTTCATCAAATGCAGATAAATCCGAAAAATCTCCAGACAGCTGAATTTTCCTAGCCTCATCAGCTATTTCCTTCATCTCCTTGTTGATTGACTTGTGCCAAATTTTTATCTCATCAATTGGGTGCATAGGAGCATCAGGAGCTTCATACTCGGTAAGCTCTGGATACTTTCTCTTCCCGGCCTTGGATCCCTCACATGCGCACTGGGCTCTACTAGTTTTGCACGGAAGCATGCTGCTAGAAGAATCTAGACAACACTGGAACGAAGAATCCTCTACACCACGCGAAGCAGAAGTATCGCTTTTCCCTCCGAACCAGGTGAAAATAACCTTCAACAAGGAAAAATATCAAACCACAACTCCAAAAGTCTTTCAACTTCTAAAGTCGGATCTTATATCAAAACTTACCTGCTGAAGGAGCTTCTCGCCAGGAACTATCTTGCTTAAGCACATCTGCTTCTCCTTGCTTTCATCTATTGAATTGGCTGAAGCCAGCCACGGAAGAAACACGGCAAGCATATTCACAGGAATGCTGCAGAGAAACCTCCAGACTATGTAAGCTTGCTCCTCGTGCTTAAATTTCTCAATAAGTAACGGGAACACCTATCAGCAAGCAAAAAGAAACACTTTTTGATACAGGCCAATGCGTAATCATAAGAACTTGCTCTGTGAATAATAAAACGTTACCTGTTTCTGTTCTTTAGCCAAGTGCTGGCTAACAGATGTCTTAAGTGCTCCAGTACTGCTCGCCAATTCCCTCCGATAACTTTCATCGATCTCCGTGGCGGAATTTAGCAGCTCAAACAGATGGTCGAAGAGGGTGCCTTCACCTTGGTGCTCAAGAGAATACGTCTGCGCTACGTTCTTCACGCGTATGTCAAGAGCTGAAAAGATCACCTACATCCACAGACAGATATACACAACCGTCAAGAGCTTCTCCTCATAACACACATAGGCTCCAACAGATTCCAAATCTTCAAAGCACTCATCAGAATCAAGAAATGTAAAATCAAAGCATAATTGTGATTTTCGAATGTTTCCACAGAGAAAGAGAGTCAGCTTTTTGGCATTACCTCGTCCTCGGCATTGCAGTGATGCTTATAGATGGATCTAAGGAACCGGTACCGTTCACGGAGGAGACGGAGATCAACGTGGTGACCTGTAGCAAACTCAAGCGCCAGCCTATGAAGCGATTCGAGCTCACTGCATACCGCCTTATGAAAGAAGAGGAAAATCAGGATCGGAGATATCTCTTCCGCCTCCTCCGTGAACGTATTCGCCACAGTAGGAGCGCTCGTGAGCACCGTTGTTGATGAAGAAGCGACTCCTCCGCCACCTCTCGCCGCCTCAAAATCCGGCAACGGCGTCGCCATTTCGTGTCCGTGCAACAATCTCCACCACTCGATTCAACTTCCGTGTCCACCTTCTTCTACAACCGTCGATTTTTTTTTCAAATCTGAGCTCGCGAATTATGTGTGGTTGTGTTCAACGGAGACGATGAGAAGGAGGAGAAAGAAAGGTCGAGGTGTTGTCTGATATCGATTTTGATTTTGCTTTTGCTTTTGCTTTCTTTTTTAATTTTTGGATTATAATCTGAAAAAAATACTTTTAACTGTTTAAAATTTTAAAATATACGACCTTTGAAAGTATTTTTATACGACTTAAATAATGGATAAAAGGAGCTTGGGGATTGGGTGGGTGTTTCTTATACAAGGTTTCGTAGCACGTGGCCATTACCATCGCCACGTTGGATGCTTGGATGCTGATGTAACCAACTCAGGTTGGCACGTGACTGGTTGCCTCTCGACACGTACGAGCGTACTGCTTACCTGCGAACGCTAATGGTCCGCGAGACAGGGACGCTGGTTCTCGGAGGATAAGGACTTTTTTATGTTATGAATCTATGATGAAGATGAGGGGCAAAAAAGGTACTTCAAGATGCTTATATGGAATTCGAGTAGGCTTTGTTTAAAAATAATGTGATAATGTTGACCTCTTTTTGATTAAAGATAATATCAAATAAATTGATAATGTTTGAGGTTTAGCTTTCAATTTCAAAGAAAAGATGAATTTTGCTTTGAAGTTTTATAGAATATTAGTACTAATCCAGTTAACGAAGATTCGTATTTTGTTCTAAACTTGTTTTTAATATCGAGGAATGACAGAGAGATGGTTGTGGAGCACCCATTCGTAATCTAAAGGAGCCACATAGCTTCTCCAACCACTGATTAAACTATTGCTTAGCGGTTTTGCTTTAATTGATTAGTGCAATTATACAAAGGTTTGATCAATTTATTTTAATTGAGTTGCATGTGCTCTAAGGTTTAATTACTAGATTTTAGTGAACTGATTTTCGGAACATTATAATAATATTGTAAACATTTTAAAAAATAGTTGACAGAAGATGGTGATTTGGTGAATGTGAAAAAGAGGGTTACAAAGAGAGGAAGTGGTGAAAAGTAAAGACACAAGAGAGACGTGTGGGAAGTGTGGCGACAATTAGGTAGCAACAAGTTCCACTCGCGCTCTCTTCTCCACAACACATTCCCTTTTATTTGTTCTTCAAGCATATACTTATAAGAAAAACACAAACATTTATTATGGGACCATTTCAATAATGTATATTCAATATTCTTTTCCTCGATTTCACAGCAACTTAATTACTTTATAAGTAGACCAAATTAACAACACGCCGTTCTTGACTTTAAGTAACAATAAAAAAAGAGATTAGTCAAAGTAAAAGTATGTATGCATTTCAACGTTATTCCACGCAATTTTGTACGGTGACCTTTACAAACCTTAAGAAATTATAATAATATATATCATCTAAAGTTTACTTTAAATCCTAAAGGATCATAGTCATAGATGCATCTATAAGAGTTGAATAATTGTTCTAAAAAACGAGGGTTGAATAATCACATATAGTGTTCTTTAAATACTAGCTAGTATATGATCATAGTCATAGATAGTTTTTGTTTTTATTTATTTTTATTTTTTTGAAACACTTATAGATAGTTTTTATTTTTTCTACAATTAATGCATGAATGAGGCATCTACCAGAGTGCATACAACCCATGATCGTGATCATACAGCTGAATCATTAGAGCAAGTATATAGTTTAAAAGTTTATACGAACTAACTTTTATAATTTTTATTTTTATAGTATTTAGTTGGTTTTTGTTCCTAATTATGTGGAATTATAAGTATCATCGTGCAAGTGTTGTATAATGCAATGGGTTGGCTTTTATGATCCATCATTCTCTTTTCATTTATCCTTTTTCTTCAATTCCTTTTCTCGTAAAAGTATAATGTCTATCTATTGTTTTCGTCTTTTTCCTTTAGATAGAGTACACATCCTCATACCCGTCGCTTATCACCATTCTATATATATTTTCGTTTAAATCTTATCATAAAACAATCTCAACATTTCAAGCTTGTACGAGTTTGATTTACCAAATAATCGAAAACGTGGTGGTTTATCATATAATATAATTTTACACTAATCTAATAGGTAATCTCCATAAAAATATTGCCCAAAACAAAAATCCAGAAATTAAATATTTAGTCTAAATGCATATAGAACAAGTATACCATATATATAACGTAATATATGCAAACAAATATCAGTTCTTTATTTTTTCACCAAAAAACTAACTTGCCTCTACGTGAATTTCATAGATCCTTCGTATCTGTGTTAGCTGCATACAAAGACGACGCAGAGCCCCTCGATATTTTTCGTCATCTACCCTTTACTTGCCGAGGATAAGAATGCTCGGTATAAATTTGTGCATGCTTTTCACAAAAAAAAAAAATAATCTCTGCATGCTTTGGAAGAGCATGTGGTGTATGTAGTTAACAAGTCTGATATCGCTTGTCCAGTCACATCAAACGAGGGTTGTCAATTGACATCACAGATCCAGTAGCTCAATGACGCTATATATTGAGAGGTTTCTTAATCTAACGCAATCCAAGATCGATTGCTCGGTATGATCATGAGTCTCCATGCACGTAAGGGAAGGTTTAATTAACTGAAGCTTTGTTAGGCTACTAAATAAAAAAACGTACACGTCCATGATTATATCTCCACTTTTATTGTAACGCATGAAATCACATTTACTTGCTCCAATCCATGATCATTCTCAACCATCAAATTTCATATAAAACAAGTTCTCAACAATGATCTACCACAATGATTTTCCACAAAAACTAGCACAAACTGTTAAAGAAACTCTATCATGGGTTGAGAACTTGTTTTATAGTATATAATGACATTTACTTGCTCTAATGACAAACACGTCCATAATTTTTATTTTTATAGTATATAGAGTTCTTTCCTACTCAGTTTCTTTCACAGTTTGTGCTAGTTTTTGTGGAAAATCATTGTGGCAGATCATTGTTGAGAACTTGTTTTATATGAAATTTGCTGGTTGAGAATGAGATATTTTTTTTTGTTACTACCAAATCACAATTGCTTTCAGGGAAACTATACTTTAGATGTAACGAAGAAAGGCTGTATGTTTAACTTTTTTCATAGTTGCGTGTCTGATATTTTTTTTGGTTATTACAGGAGAAAATTAGCCTTATTAGGGTTCTCACACAGTCAATGGGTGACGATCATTTATCTAAGATTTAATTACCGATCCCTTATAAGCTCGAATCTCATTATATTAATTCTTTTTTAAGGGGAACATCATCTGAAAAATATCATTTACTCCGAGGGTGTTCAATATCTTGTCTCCAATAATTTTTACGAATTCCTCCTACTTGTCGCTTTTAATAAAAGCTGACAGTTCAAGTTTAGACATCTAAAAGGGTTCACAAAATGTGAAAAGTCATAATCCTGTGTTGCAGCTTTTTTTTTCTTTATTACTTGTTTGTTTTTCCTAAGATCTATCTTCAACTATTTTGCTATTTTCGCTTTTAAAATAGAAAAATAATAGAAGTGAAATATTTTCCGATGTATTCTTCTAAAATAAAAATCTATCTAAATATAAAATAAAAAAATAGAGGAATGTTATTTCTTCCTCTATAAGAGCATCTCCAATTTATTATTATTTTCACCTTTATAATAGCATTTAAATGTGGAATTGCTCTAATCCACTTCTATTTTTTCCTCTATAATAGAGATCTCTATTTTTTTCCTTTATTTATGGAGGAAGAAATAATATTTTTCTATTTTTTATTCTATATATAGAGATTGCTATTTTAGAGAAATACATTAGAGTATACCTCACATCTATTATAGAATTCATCTATTTTAGAGATGGATAAAAATAGAAATTTCTATTATAGAAAAAGAAATAGAAGTGACTTGGAATAATTTCACCTTTAAATATTATTATAGAGGTAGAAATAGTCATGGGTTTAGAGATGCTATTAGGATATGCAAAAATTTAGCCTCTTAGACCAGGATTATCGCATTAGATAAAGGAGTTTTTTAGTGAGTAGGTCCTGCAAAAATGTTAAAAATCGGTGACATAAACCACCAAATAAGAATCGTTTGTTG
Coding sequences within:
- the LOC106294801 gene encoding uncharacterized protein LOC106294801 isoform X2; the protein is MATPLPDFEAARGGGGVASSSTTVLTSAPTVANTFTEEAEEISPILIFLFFHKAVCSELESLHRLALEFATGHHVDLRLLRERYRFLRSIYKHHCNAEDEVIFSALDIRVKNVAQTYSLEHQGEGTLFDHLFELLNSATEIDESYRRELASSTGALKTSVSQHLAKEQKQVFPLLIEKFKHEEQAYIVWRFLCSIPVNMLAVFLPWLASANSIDESKEKQMCLSKIVPGEKLLQQVIFTWFGGKSDTSASRGVEDSSFQCCLDSSSSMLPCKTSRAQCACEGSKAGKRKYPELTEYEAPDAPMHPIDEIKIWHKSINKEMKEIADEARKIQLSGDFSDLSAFDERLQYIAEVCIFHSLAEDKIIFPAVDGEFSFSEEHDEEENQFNEFRCLIEKIKSAGASSTSAAEFYTKLCSHADQIMETIQRHFHNEEIQVLPLARKNFSFKRQQEILYQSLCIMPLRLIERVLPWLTASLTEDEAKNFLKNLQAGAPKSDAALVTLFSGWACKGRKAGECLSPKANGSCPAKTLSNIEEVYLQSCNACVSLPCPSSSIKACCQHQDKRPAKRTVVSSCGQNATPHSSEVANGNGRSCCVPDLGVNSDCLGLGSLPAAKSMRSSSLNSAAPALNSSLFGWEMDSNSFDTGHAERPVATIFKFHKAISKDLEFLDVESGKLIDCNETFIHQFIGRFHLLWGFYKAHSNAEDDILFPALESKETLHNVSHSYTLDHKHEEKLFGDIYSVLTELSVLHEKLQSDSMMGNVTQTDTVQADIDSGDCKKKYNELATKLQGMCKSIKITLDQHIFLEELELWPLFDKHFSIQEQDKIVGRIIGTTGAEVLQSMLPWVTSALSEDEQNRMMDTWKQATKNTMFDEWLNECWKGSPDLSSMERAKPSLHRDNDHQEVLDQTGQLFKPGWKDIFRMNQNELEAEIRKVYQDTTLDPRRKDYLVQNWRTSRWIAAQQKLPKETETALNGDVALGCFPSFRDPEKQIYGCEHYKRNCKLRAACCGQLFTCRFCHDKVSDHSMDRKLVTEMLCMRCLKVQPVGPICTTPSCEGVPMAKHYCSICKLFDDERAVYHCPFCNLCRVGEGLGIDYFHCMTCNCCLGMKLVNHKCLEKSLETNCPICCEFLFTSSEAVRALPCGHYMHSACFQAYTCSHYTCPICGKSLGDMAVYFGMLDALLAAEELPEEYKDRCQDILCNDCERKGTTRFHWLYHKCGTCGSYNTRVIRSETTTVPDCSTSS
- the LOC106294801 gene encoding uncharacterized protein LOC106294801 isoform X1, yielding MATPLPDFEAARGGGGVASSSTTVLTSAPTVANTFTEEAEEISPILIFLFFHKAVCSELESLHRLALEFATGHHVDLRLLRERYRFLRSIYKHHCNAEDEVIFSALDIRVKNVAQTYSLEHQGEGTLFDHLFELLNSATEIDESYRRELASSTGALKTSVSQHLAKEQKQVFPLLIEKFKHEEQAYIVWRFLCSIPVNMLAVFLPWLASANSIDESKEKQMCLSKIVPGEKLLQQVIFTWFGGKSDTSASRGVEDSSFQCCLDSSSSMLPCKTSRAQCACEGSKAGKRKYPELTEYEAPDAPMHPIDEIKIWHKSINKEMKEIADEARKIQLSGDFSDLSAFDERLQYIAEVCIFHRYSFLAEDKIIFPAVDGEFSFSEEHDEEENQFNEFRCLIEKIKSAGASSTSAAEFYTKLCSHADQIMETIQRHFHNEEIQVLPLARKNFSFKRQQEILYQSLCIMPLRLIERVLPWLTASLTEDEAKNFLKNLQAGAPKSDAALVTLFSGWACKGRKAGECLSPKANGSCPAKTLSNIEEVYLQSCNACVSLPCPSSSIKACCQHQDKRPAKRTVVSSCGQNATPHSSEVANGNGRSCCVPDLGVNSDCLGLGSLPAAKSMRSSSLNSAAPALNSSLFGWEMDSNSFDTGHAERPVATIFKFHKAISKDLEFLDVESGKLIDCNETFIHQFIGRFHLLWGFYKAHSNAEDDILFPALESKETLHNVSHSYTLDHKHEEKLFGDIYSVLTELSVLHEKLQSDSMMGNVTQTDTVQADIDSGDCKKKYNELATKLQGMCKSIKITLDQHIFLEELELWPLFDKHFSIQEQDKIVGRIIGTTGAEVLQSMLPWVTSALSEDEQNRMMDTWKQATKNTMFDEWLNECWKGSPDLSSMERAKPSLHRDNDHQEVLDQTGQLFKPGWKDIFRMNQNELEAEIRKVYQDTTLDPRRKDYLVQNWRTSRWIAAQQKLPKETETALNGDVALGCFPSFRDPEKQIYGCEHYKRNCKLRAACCGQLFTCRFCHDKVSDHSMDRKLVTEMLCMRCLKVQPVGPICTTPSCEGVPMAKHYCSICKLFDDERAVYHCPFCNLCRVGEGLGIDYFHCMTCNCCLGMKLVNHKCLEKSLETNCPICCEFLFTSSEAVRALPCGHYMHSACFQAYTCSHYTCPICGKSLGDMAVYFGMLDALLAAEELPEEYKDRCQDILCNDCERKGTTRFHWLYHKCGTCGSYNTRVIRSETTTVPDCSTSS